In Thermotoga sp. KOL6, one genomic interval encodes:
- a CDS encoding ferritin family protein, producing the protein MIGPKDLLNIALKIESTGYTYYKNLAERSEGEAKALFERLAEQERDHSRKFKEILDKYEQDLNPSDEVLGYLESLAEMSIFPKLENTPPDDLREAVRRAIEVEKDSIIFYSEILGYVPEKEPVQAIIEEEKKHLRDLLRLEI; encoded by the coding sequence ATGATAGGGCCGAAGGATCTTTTGAATATAGCTTTGAAGATTGAGTCAACAGGTTACACTTATTACAAAAATCTCGCAGAGAGGTCAGAGGGTGAAGCAAAAGCATTGTTTGAAAGGCTTGCGGAACAAGAAAGGGATCACTCCAGAAAGTTTAAAGAGATCCTTGACAAATACGAACAGGATTTGAATCCTTCTGACGAGGTTCTTGGCTATTTGGAGTCACTTGCGGAAATGTCGATCTTTCCGAAACTGGAAAACACTCCTCCAGATGATTTAAGAGAGGCTGTTCGAAGAGCTATCGAGGTGGAAAAAGACTCCATCATTTTCTACAGTGAAATACTCGGTTATGTACCGGAGAAAGAACCTGTACAAGCTATTATTGAAGAAGAGAAAAAACATTTAAGAGATCTCTTGAGATTGGAAATATAA
- a CDS encoding glycerol-3-phosphate acyltransferase, with amino-acid sequence MPLVIGYLLGSILPAYFLTRMMLGIDIRSVGSGHAGTTNVYREVGLWPAVVTAFYDSTKGILAIQIAEAMGYPDYISFLSGYFAVIGHVFPFYLHFRGGKGAATTVGLLLFSLWNTWLTLPFPTLLTDLFFLLLIVSVLSWTTKKGDVVGIFVLPALSVLLTLRRVNDIWFIWLLIVTLMFINLKNILEEKLIELDEAGWRVFIRPTSFLLFVLGMTMEKGDFLLLTTVVFSVFFLADVVRLLSKRIHRFFHEELEFKIYRKDERKQISSISLFLLGVILSFLLFDKHIAFTAGCFLAFGDMAAKIIGASFGKRKLFDKTVEGTMVGLVIDLFIAYAISLSGLLDLSSALIGGLTATVCEILPLSIDDNVSVPLCSSLVMSLL; translated from the coding sequence ATGCCTCTTGTTATAGGCTATCTTCTTGGGAGTATTCTTCCTGCGTACTTTCTCACAAGAATGATGTTGGGAATCGATATTCGAAGCGTAGGAAGTGGACATGCAGGTACGACGAATGTTTATCGAGAAGTGGGTCTGTGGCCAGCAGTTGTCACCGCGTTCTATGACTCGACAAAAGGAATACTAGCGATTCAGATCGCGGAAGCGATGGGCTATCCAGACTACATATCGTTCTTATCTGGCTATTTTGCTGTTATAGGGCATGTTTTTCCATTTTATTTGCATTTTCGTGGTGGAAAAGGTGCAGCAACAACGGTAGGACTTCTCCTTTTTTCACTCTGGAACACATGGCTGACACTCCCCTTTCCTACACTCCTTACTGATTTGTTCTTTCTTCTTCTGATAGTCTCGGTACTATCTTGGACAACGAAGAAGGGAGATGTTGTCGGAATATTTGTCCTCCCGGCTCTGTCTGTTCTTTTGACATTGAGAAGGGTAAACGATATTTGGTTCATCTGGCTTCTCATTGTGACTCTGATGTTCATAAATTTGAAGAATATTCTGGAAGAAAAACTGATCGAACTTGATGAAGCTGGTTGGAGGGTGTTCATAAGACCGACATCTTTTCTCCTTTTCGTTCTTGGAATGACAATGGAGAAAGGAGACTTTCTTCTACTTACGACAGTTGTTTTTTCTGTGTTCTTTTTAGCGGATGTTGTGCGGCTCTTGAGTAAAAGAATTCATAGATTCTTTCACGAGGAACTTGAGTTCAAGATATACAGAAAAGATGAAAGAAAACAAATTTCTTCCATTTCTTTGTTTCTTCTCGGGGTAATTTTGAGCTTTCTTCTTTTTGATAAACACATCGCCTTCACAGCTGGTTGTTTTTTAGCGTTCGGTGACATGGCTGCGAAGATTATAGGTGCCTCTTTTGGAAAAAGAAAGCTTTTCGATAAGACCGTAGAAGGAACGATGGTGGGACTTGTTATCGATCTGTTCATAGCGTACGCAATTTCTTTAAGTGGTTTGTTGGATCTTTCTTCCGCTTTGATCGGTGGTTTAACGGCCACCGTGTGTGAGATCCTTCCGCTTTCAATAGATGACAATGTTTCTGTTCCGCTTTGTTCCTCTTTGGTAATGAGTCTACTCTGA
- a CDS encoding cyclase family protein: MFVELSYPLEEKGITYPDNPPTYFEEVERIERGATANTSMIHLFTHTGTHVDAPFHFCKEGWKLDEVPLEYFIFEHPVLVNREKNPMELFTLEDIEEINLEEVDLLMFRSGFARLREKDPATYRFLFPGISPELARFLREEVPSLRAIMLDFLSADPLVKGAKEGYLAHKWLLSKEFSQKRPIVIFEDVNLEPITSKKIKRVIAVPVRFKGLDGSPVSVVAEVE, encoded by the coding sequence ATGTTCGTAGAACTCTCTTATCCTTTGGAAGAAAAAGGTATCACATATCCAGACAATCCTCCCACATATTTCGAAGAGGTGGAAAGGATAGAAAGAGGTGCCACTGCCAACACTTCTATGATACATCTTTTCACCCATACAGGCACCCATGTTGATGCACCGTTCCACTTCTGTAAAGAAGGCTGGAAACTTGATGAAGTGCCCCTGGAGTATTTTATTTTTGAACATCCTGTTCTGGTCAACAGAGAAAAAAATCCTATGGAGCTTTTTACTCTTGAAGACATCGAAGAAATAAATCTTGAAGAAGTGGACCTTCTCATGTTCAGATCTGGTTTTGCCAGGCTCAGGGAAAAAGATCCTGCGACCTATCGTTTCTTGTTCCCTGGAATTTCTCCAGAACTTGCTCGCTTTTTGAGAGAAGAAGTACCGAGTCTGAGAGCGATCATGCTGGATTTTCTCAGTGCCGACCCTCTCGTGAAAGGTGCAAAAGAAGGCTATCTTGCTCACAAATGGCTTCTTTCGAAAGAATTCAGTCAAAAAAGACCTATTGTGATTTTTGAGGATGTGAATTTGGAGCCCATTACCAGCAAAAAGATAAAGCGTGTCATAGCGGTCCCTGTGAGATTCAAAGGACTGGATGGAAGTCCTGTGAGTGTTGTGGCAGAAGTGGAGTAA
- a CDS encoding transglutaminase-like domain-containing protein — MEFLIYSLPEEILREEMLGNFSAARRLIDIFLEKDIPELQRKRLLYEKERIERLLENYPYDEKSALKLLKETFESFSEDEYHQLLKEGALDYVFVEGKRMFERRFVHNLAFAKEEYKKRMRKDELRERSREILHERLKALVEGETPKSYHVRARITMKLKKSVGKCRVWLPFPKEGHQIDRVNLLGTSHKDFYLAPNSVPQRTVYFEGEGDTFFVEFEYVVREWVNNIDPEKVRESGKFQEFLKEELPHIVFTPKLKRLTENVIDDEKNPYLKAKRIYDWITYHVRYSYVKPYALYENITDFVVNNLKGDCGFQALLFITMCRIAGVPARWQSGWYINPLFASPHDWALFYVEPYGWLPADLSFGGARKDIESFRRFYFGNLDGFRMVANDDFMKDFDPKTRFFRNDPTDNQIGEAEDDFGKVPFESKIEVLEFEEV; from the coding sequence ATGGAGTTTCTGATCTACAGTTTACCAGAAGAGATACTCAGAGAGGAAATGTTGGGTAACTTTTCTGCAGCCAGGAGGTTGATCGACATCTTCCTCGAGAAAGACATTCCAGAGTTGCAGAGAAAAAGACTTTTGTACGAAAAAGAACGAATTGAAAGACTCCTTGAAAACTATCCTTATGACGAGAAATCCGCTTTGAAACTACTCAAAGAGACCTTTGAAAGTTTTTCTGAAGATGAATATCATCAGCTCTTGAAAGAGGGAGCTTTGGATTACGTCTTTGTCGAAGGGAAAAGAATGTTTGAAAGAAGATTCGTTCATAATTTGGCCTTTGCAAAAGAAGAGTACAAGAAGAGAATGAGAAAGGACGAGTTAAGAGAAAGGTCCAGAGAAATTCTTCATGAACGCCTCAAAGCTCTTGTGGAAGGCGAGACACCGAAATCCTATCATGTAAGGGCTCGTATTACAATGAAGCTGAAGAAGAGTGTCGGCAAGTGCCGCGTTTGGCTTCCTTTCCCGAAAGAGGGTCATCAGATTGATAGAGTAAATCTTTTGGGAACGAGTCACAAAGATTTCTATTTGGCTCCCAATTCAGTTCCTCAAAGAACGGTCTATTTCGAAGGGGAAGGGGATACATTTTTCGTAGAATTCGAGTACGTTGTGAGGGAATGGGTGAACAACATCGATCCGGAAAAAGTTAGGGAAAGTGGGAAATTCCAGGAGTTTCTGAAGGAAGAACTACCCCACATTGTTTTTACTCCAAAGCTGAAAAGACTCACTGAAAATGTCATCGATGATGAGAAGAATCCCTATTTGAAGGCAAAAAGAATCTATGATTGGATCACCTATCATGTCCGCTATTCATATGTGAAACCTTACGCTCTCTACGAAAATATCACGGACTTCGTTGTGAACAACCTAAAAGGAGATTGCGGTTTTCAAGCGCTTCTCTTCATCACCATGTGTAGAATCGCTGGTGTTCCCGCAAGGTGGCAATCCGGATGGTACATAAACCCACTTTTCGCTTCCCCACACGACTGGGCTCTCTTTTACGTGGAACCGTACGGTTGGCTACCAGCAGACCTGTCTTTCGGAGGCGCAAGGAAAGATATCGAATCCTTCAGAAGATTCTACTTTGGGAACTTAGACGGATTCAGAATGGTGGCGAACGATGACTTCATGAAAGATTTCGATCCCAAAACACGATTTTTCAGAAACGACCCAACTGACAACCAGATAGGAGAGGCGGAAGACGATTTCGGAAAGGTTCCTTTTGAGAGTAAAATAGAGGTCTTAGAATTCGAGGAGGTGTGA
- a CDS encoding L-Ala-D/L-Glu epimerase: protein MSKIVDVKFSLRKYEYEKPFHITGSISSETKNVEVEIVLQSGIRGCGEASPSFRVNGEKVEAILSLENFVKEMLIGQEVENYGTIFSVTDKLFAFPSLKAAVQFAVLDALAQEWNTEVCNILGGMKEEIETDKTVGIDTIENRMKEAQRIYEEGFRVIKVKVGENLKEDIEAMMEIARVTKGARYIVDANMGYSPKEALEFAKKIYQAGVDVAVFEQPVRREDIEGLRFVRYHSPFPVAADESARTKFDVMRLVKEEAVDYVNIKLMKSGISDALAIVKIAESTGLKLMIGCMGESSLGINQSVHFALGTGAFEFHDLDSHLMLKEEKFRGKFLQEGPKMKVIHE, encoded by the coding sequence ATGTCGAAGATCGTTGATGTGAAGTTTTCTCTCAGAAAGTATGAGTACGAAAAGCCTTTCCACATAACGGGGAGTATCTCTTCGGAAACCAAGAATGTTGAAGTGGAAATCGTTCTTCAGAGTGGAATAAGAGGATGCGGTGAGGCCTCTCCTTCTTTCAGAGTGAACGGTGAAAAAGTGGAGGCGATCCTATCACTGGAGAACTTTGTAAAAGAGATGCTGATCGGGCAAGAGGTTGAAAACTACGGAACGATCTTTTCTGTAACCGACAAACTCTTTGCTTTTCCCAGTTTGAAGGCAGCCGTTCAATTCGCAGTATTGGATGCCTTAGCTCAAGAATGGAACACGGAAGTGTGTAATATCCTCGGAGGGATGAAGGAGGAGATAGAAACAGACAAAACTGTGGGAATCGATACGATAGAAAATCGAATGAAAGAAGCTCAAAGGATATACGAAGAAGGTTTCAGAGTTATAAAGGTGAAAGTGGGAGAGAATTTGAAGGAAGACATCGAGGCGATGATGGAGATAGCCCGAGTAACAAAAGGAGCTCGGTACATCGTGGATGCAAACATGGGATATTCACCGAAAGAAGCCTTAGAATTTGCCAAAAAGATCTATCAAGCAGGAGTGGATGTAGCTGTTTTTGAACAACCTGTGAGAAGAGAAGATATAGAAGGATTAAGATTCGTGAGGTATCATTCTCCGTTTCCGGTGGCGGCGGACGAATCTGCGAGAACGAAATTCGACGTGATGAGGCTTGTTAAGGAGGAGGCTGTGGATTACGTGAATATAAAATTGATGAAATCGGGAATTTCCGATGCTCTTGCGATTGTGAAGATAGCAGAATCAACGGGATTGAAGCTCATGATAGGGTGTATGGGAGAGTCTAGTCTTGGAATAAATCAAAGCGTTCATTTTGCTCTCGGAACAGGCGCTTTTGAGTTTCATGATCTTGACAGTCACCTTATGTTGAAGGAGGAAAAATTCAGAGGAAAATTCTTACAAGAAGGACCGAAAATGAAGGTGATACATGAATGA
- a CDS encoding IGHMBP2 family helicase: MTVQNFIKKLIKLVELERNAEISAMIDEIKRLSGEEREKKGRAILGLNGKFVGEELGYFLVRFGRRREIDTEISVGDLVLISKGNPLKSDYTGTVVEKGTRFITIAVDRLPPWKLKNIRVDLFASDITFRRQIENLRDLSPEGKRVLEFLLGKREPKDSQKESFTPLDEGLNDSQREAISFALGSSDFFLVHGPFGTGKTRTLVEYIVQEVKRGKKILVTAESNLAVDNLVERLWGRVSLVRIGHPSRVSVHLKESTLAHQIESSEEYAEVMKMKEKLAKLVEKRDKFTKPSPQWRRGLSDEKILEYAEKNWSVRGVSREKIKEMAEWIKLNDQIRQLRENIEEREETIANKIVRKSQVVLSTNSSSALEIIAPVLFDVVVVDEASQATIPSILIPISKGKKFVLAGDHKQLPPTILSEEAKDLSRTLFEELIKKYPEKSVLLDTQYRMNELLMEFPSTEFYDGELKADESVKHITLLDLGVEPPNFGKFWDVVLSPKNVLVFIDTSKNENRFERQRKDSPSKENPLEAEIVKEIVEKLLSMGVKKEWIGVITPYDDQVDLIKSLVDEKVEVHSVDGFQGREKEVIIISFVRSNKKGEIGFLEDLRRFNVSLTRAKRKLITVGDSKTLSKHSTYRRFIEFVKKKGTYVTF; encoded by the coding sequence ATGACGGTTCAGAATTTTATCAAAAAACTCATAAAGCTCGTTGAACTCGAGCGAAACGCAGAAATATCCGCTATGATCGATGAAATAAAACGTCTCTCCGGAGAAGAAAGGGAGAAGAAAGGGAGAGCCATACTGGGCTTGAACGGAAAATTTGTAGGAGAAGAGCTTGGGTACTTTCTTGTGAGATTTGGTAGGAGAAGGGAAATAGATACGGAGATAAGCGTTGGAGATCTCGTGTTGATAAGCAAAGGGAATCCGTTGAAGAGCGACTACACCGGAACTGTTGTAGAGAAGGGAACCAGATTCATCACGATCGCCGTTGATAGGTTACCTCCTTGGAAGCTCAAGAACATCAGAGTTGATTTGTTTGCAAGTGATATCACTTTCAGAAGACAGATAGAGAATCTAAGGGATCTTTCACCAGAGGGAAAAAGAGTTCTTGAGTTTCTCCTTGGTAAGAGAGAACCGAAAGACTCACAGAAGGAATCTTTCACCCCACTTGACGAAGGTCTCAACGATAGTCAAAGAGAGGCGATATCGTTCGCTCTCGGTAGCTCCGATTTTTTCCTTGTGCACGGCCCGTTCGGGACCGGCAAGACCAGAACTCTGGTGGAGTACATTGTTCAGGAGGTAAAACGTGGAAAAAAGATCCTTGTAACAGCAGAAAGTAATTTGGCGGTGGACAATTTGGTCGAGAGACTCTGGGGAAGAGTTTCACTCGTGAGAATAGGCCATCCTTCGCGTGTTTCCGTTCATCTGAAAGAATCAACACTTGCTCATCAGATTGAATCAAGTGAAGAATACGCCGAAGTAATGAAAATGAAAGAAAAACTCGCCAAACTCGTTGAGAAAAGAGACAAGTTCACCAAGCCGTCTCCTCAATGGAGGAGAGGTCTCAGTGACGAAAAGATTTTGGAATACGCTGAGAAAAATTGGAGTGTGAGAGGTGTCTCCAGAGAGAAAATTAAAGAAATGGCCGAATGGATAAAGCTGAACGATCAGATACGACAATTGAGAGAAAACATCGAAGAGCGAGAAGAAACCATAGCCAACAAGATAGTGAGAAAATCTCAGGTGGTACTCTCAACCAACTCGTCTTCAGCTCTTGAGATCATTGCACCAGTGTTGTTTGACGTAGTAGTCGTAGATGAAGCATCTCAAGCTACAATTCCTAGTATTCTCATACCCATTTCTAAAGGAAAGAAATTTGTTTTGGCTGGGGATCATAAACAACTTCCACCGACGATTCTTTCAGAGGAAGCAAAAGATTTATCACGTACCCTCTTCGAAGAACTCATAAAAAAGTATCCTGAGAAATCTGTGCTTTTGGATACACAATACCGCATGAACGAGCTTCTCATGGAATTCCCAAGCACCGAGTTCTACGATGGAGAATTGAAAGCAGATGAAAGCGTAAAACACATAACACTCCTTGACCTTGGAGTGGAACCTCCAAATTTTGGTAAATTTTGGGATGTTGTCCTTTCACCGAAGAATGTTCTCGTGTTCATCGATACGTCGAAGAACGAAAACAGATTTGAAAGGCAAAGGAAAGACTCTCCTTCAAAGGAAAATCCACTCGAGGCAGAGATTGTAAAAGAGATAGTGGAAAAACTTCTTTCGATGGGTGTAAAAAAGGAATGGATAGGAGTGATCACCCCTTACGATGACCAGGTCGATCTGATAAAGAGCCTCGTTGATGAGAAGGTTGAAGTACACAGCGTGGATGGTTTTCAAGGAAGAGAAAAAGAAGTCATCATCATCTCTTTTGTGAGATCGAACAAGAAAGGGGAAATCGGTTTTCTGGAAGACTTGAGACGTTTCAATGTTTCTCTCACTAGAGCGAAGAGGAAACTCATAACCGTTGGTGATTCCAAAACACTTTCTAAACATTCAACTTATAGACGTTTCATCGAATTTGTGAAAAAGAAAGGCACTTATGTGACCTTTTAA
- the cas6 gene encoding CRISPR-associated endoribonuclease Cas6: MRIKITFLVPECRIPINYNYFLSSFIYSKIASQNEHFASFLHKFGYGKRFKFFTFSQLFFEHKEVEGTCIHVFPGKGWWFIASPLVDFVRYLFSALMENPIVRLGSSEFIVQKVEVEKRLPDLEEYQFVMISPLVLSVPEDKYGKLVHTYLTPEDERFYEVFKKNLVRKYEIFYGETPKGDIEIIPDWDYIHSKGKITKRIKIKNSFVRAVVFPFKVKGTKKLIEIGYEAGFGEKNSMGFGMVALKGGSTGER, encoded by the coding sequence GTGAGAATTAAGATAACCTTCCTGGTGCCGGAGTGTCGAATTCCTATCAACTACAACTATTTTCTTTCCAGTTTCATCTATAGCAAGATAGCCTCTCAGAACGAACATTTTGCCAGTTTTCTCCACAAATTTGGGTACGGAAAAAGATTTAAATTTTTCACGTTCTCCCAGCTTTTCTTTGAACACAAAGAGGTGGAAGGAACTTGTATTCATGTTTTTCCAGGTAAAGGTTGGTGGTTCATAGCATCACCCCTTGTGGATTTCGTCAGATACCTGTTTTCTGCGCTCATGGAAAACCCAATTGTTAGGTTGGGGAGTAGTGAGTTCATCGTTCAAAAAGTCGAAGTGGAAAAGAGATTGCCAGATCTTGAGGAATATCAATTTGTAATGATATCACCTCTTGTACTGAGTGTTCCAGAAGACAAATACGGAAAGTTGGTTCACACCTATTTGACACCAGAAGATGAAAGATTCTACGAAGTGTTCAAGAAGAATCTAGTGAGAAAGTATGAAATTTTCTATGGTGAAACTCCAAAGGGAGATATTGAGATAATACCAGACTGGGATTACATCCATTCCAAAGGGAAGATAACCAAAAGGATAAAGATTAAGAATTCCTTCGTTCGTGCCGTCGTGTTTCCATTCAAGGTGAAAGGCACTAAAAAACTCATTGAAATTGGATACGAAGCGGGTTTTGGGGAGAAAAATAGTATGGGATTCGGTATGGTTGCATTGAAAGGGGGATCAACGGGTGAAAGATAG
- a CDS encoding putative CRISPR-associated protein yields the protein MKDSVICTVGASLLGNIMKGSLGEEAKRFYENNNLHDLAKLLLRRNDPLNDRSLGAEINSMTSLVERGIVDFRENLFLFVSDTEEGAKIGEVLKIYFLENKHGVDFKNVQVVRIEGLKDSDEHEFKTKGLRNLVREMAKYSNQNLNRIVINATGGYKAQIAYAVALGQALKIPVCYRFERFNHMVTLPPLPITLDQEIYRKNKRVFALLDAAFDLELKDFLKMSGYRSWGEIDESLKMFLDRVHVDGKDLVALNPIALIYLESVEWDYSVIDDPIFYSQNPPEEKLVGFEIHGQKAVRKSEKIIEEISKLPWIDRLHLTGSSERHTGNGFKVSRSKDSVKIEITTEKGTLYMKAYCKYYSERFLDAVARKIEEKLREILQ from the coding sequence GTGAAAGATAGCGTCATCTGTACAGTGGGAGCCAGTCTTCTTGGGAACATAATGAAAGGATCGTTGGGAGAAGAGGCAAAAAGATTCTATGAAAATAACAACTTGCACGATCTTGCGAAGCTTCTTTTAAGAAGAAACGATCCGTTGAACGACAGAAGCTTAGGAGCGGAGATTAACTCCATGACCAGTTTAGTAGAGAGGGGCATAGTTGACTTCAGGGAGAATCTGTTTCTTTTCGTTTCCGACACAGAAGAAGGAGCTAAAATAGGCGAAGTTCTGAAAATTTATTTTTTAGAAAATAAGCACGGAGTTGATTTCAAAAACGTTCAAGTTGTGAGAATAGAAGGTTTGAAAGATTCAGACGAGCACGAATTCAAAACCAAGGGGCTCAGAAATCTTGTCAGGGAGATGGCGAAATATTCAAATCAGAATTTGAATAGAATTGTTATCAATGCAACGGGAGGTTACAAAGCACAAATTGCCTATGCGGTTGCTCTTGGGCAAGCTCTTAAAATTCCTGTTTGCTACAGATTTGAAAGATTTAATCACATGGTGACACTCCCACCGCTACCAATAACTTTGGATCAAGAAATCTATAGAAAAAACAAACGAGTTTTCGCTTTGTTGGACGCAGCCTTTGATTTAGAACTCAAGGATTTTCTGAAAATGAGTGGTTATAGGAGCTGGGGAGAAATCGATGAGAGTTTAAAAATGTTCTTGGATAGAGTACACGTCGATGGAAAAGATTTGGTGGCTTTAAATCCGATAGCGTTGATTTACCTTGAAAGCGTGGAATGGGATTATTCCGTAATCGATGATCCGATCTTTTATTCTCAAAACCCGCCAGAAGAAAAGCTTGTAGGATTTGAAATTCACGGGCAAAAGGCGGTGAGAAAATCTGAAAAGATCATTGAAGAAATATCCAAGCTTCCCTGGATCGATCGTTTGCACTTAACGGGAAGTTCTGAACGCCATACCGGGAACGGTTTCAAAGTGAGTAGAAGCAAGGATAGCGTTAAAATTGAGATTACAACTGAGAAAGGCACTCTTTATATGAAAGCATACTGCAAATACTATTCAGAAAGATTTTTAGACGCAGTTGCCAGAAAGATAGAAGAAAAGCTAAGAGAGATCTTGCAATAA